In bacterium, a single window of DNA contains:
- a CDS encoding cyclic nucleotide-binding domain-containing protein — translation MSSITNLRDFLLFQELAEDEMMRLTQLFSTEAEDFLPGAIICQKDAPGDSMYLIKSGKVQISLPTDQGDVVLAELGPGKFFGEMSLLDKAPRSANVNAVENTELYILTRKHIAFLMDKEAKIAAKMMLAMSRILSARIRVMDDRIQDSFATE, via the coding sequence ATGAGCTCCATCACCAACCTCAGGGATTTTTTGCTGTTCCAGGAACTGGCCGAAGACGAGATGATGCGCCTGACCCAGCTTTTTTCCACCGAGGCCGAGGACTTCCTGCCCGGCGCCATCATCTGCCAGAAGGACGCCCCCGGCGACAGCATGTACCTGATCAAGAGCGGCAAGGTCCAGATCAGCCTGCCCACCGACCAGGGAGACGTGGTGCTGGCCGAGCTGGGGCCGGGAAAGTTCTTCGGCGAAATGTCATTATTGGACAAGGCCCCCCGTTCGGCCAATGTCAATGCGGTGGAGAACACCGAACTGTACATCCTGACCCGCAAGCACATTGCTTTTCTGATGGACAAGGAGGCCAAGATAGCGGCCAAGATGATGCTGGCCATGTCCCGGATCCTTTCGGCCCGGATCAGGGTGATGGATGACCGGATCCAGGATTCGTTTGCCACGGAATAG